One window from the genome of Salvia miltiorrhiza cultivar Shanhuang (shh) chromosome 7, IMPLAD_Smil_shh, whole genome shotgun sequence encodes:
- the LOC130995724 gene encoding uncharacterized protein LOC130995724 isoform X2: protein MNFLMLRSNNSQPSVKETQVDANYVSKAASTLEGLIAEDAFPESTSSEPRYSESEEFGNENGMAADSSGKNNQVDSHIDVTEDNGSIVIPCKEVPDNWNEASDILSLRSLDRSFVFPGEQIRILACLSAYKQDTEIITPFKVAAVMNKSGIGKNSKKQNGNIEGEASPVPETIVTNCGDQDNQTDEIMTEEKIDLPKDVSTGESLLRMEDHKRQTEQLLRRFENSHFFVRIAESNEPLWSKRRVGEDCSESSAAFEEQLLGDSLETATTTKKKNPASASIDRGKFDSRTSGGLARGVAKCCSLPNGDIVVLLQLNVGIQFLMDPILEILQFEKHQDRNLSIENQDIPTSLNQDPYGELLKWLLPLDNSIPPPSRPSPPPTLSSSSSIRSTSVKPAVSSSSSSQLFSFGHFRSYSMSSLPPNATPSVATPPAATQPAAAVTTPETKPTIDPEDWNQFSFKKFVGSGKSGDEGLLSFRGVPLQQERFSVRCGLEGIFTPGRRWRRKIELIQPVEINSFSVDCNTDDLLCVHVKNVSPAHAPNIVVFIDSITIIFEEASKGGPPLFLPIACIESGNNYSLPNLELRRGEEHSFILKPATSMWKHGKGHSDGNPRLSRVSAASAASSLPHLNSGAKNNGSSTDQFAVLVSCRCNYTESKLFFKQPTSWRPRISRDLMISVASEMSGQALGSDGTQLPVQVLTLQASNMTSEDLTLTILAPASFTSPPSVVSLSNSPVSPFSASTELASDWRAAVFHGQSSVSLKHGHKVEDGPQSVSGNEQTVPDVVPNTDMGCSHLWLQSRVPLGCVPSQSTATVKLEVLPLTDGIITLDSLQVEVRAKGLTYVPEQSLKINTTSSIATGIL from the exons ATGAATTTTTTGATGCTGAGGTCCAACAATAGTCAGCCGTCTGTTAAAGAGACTCAGGTAGATGCAAATTATGTGTCCAAAGCTGCTAGTACATTGGAGGGTCTGATTGCTGAAGATGCATTTCCAGAAAGTACATCTTCTGAGCCACGGTACTCAGAAAGTGAAGAATTTGGGAATGAGAATGGCATGGCGGCAGATTCAAGTGGAAAGAATAATCAAGTTGACAGCCACATAGATGTTACAGAAGATAATGGGTCGATAGTTATTCCATGCA AAGAAGTTCCGGACAATTGGAATGAGGCATCAGATATACTTTCATTGCGCTCTCTGGATCGCAGCTTTGTTTTTCCTG GTGAACAAATCCGAATTCTTGCATGTTTGTCTGCCTATAAGCAGGATACGGAAATAATTACACCTTTTAAAGTTGCTGCTGTCATGAATAAATCTGGAATTGGGAAAAACTCCAAAAAACAAAATGGGAACATTGAAGGAGAAGCAAGCCCAGTCCCTGAGACCATTGTCACAAATTGTGGGGATCAAGATAATCAAACTGATGAAATCATGACAGAAGAAAAGATTGATTTACCTAAGGATGTTTCAACTGGCGAGTCTCTTCTTAGGATGGAAGATCACAAAAGACAGACCGAACAATTGCTTCGAAGATTTGAAAACTCACATTTTTTTGTGCGAATTGCTGAATCAAACGAACCACTTTGGTCTAAGAGAAGAGTAGGAGAAGACTGTTCTGAATCTTCCGCTGCATTTGAAGAACAGCTGCTAGGAGATTCTTTAGAAACTGCAACTACCACAAAGAAGAAGAATCCTGCTAGTGCTTCGATCGACAGAGGAAAATTTGACTCACGCACATCTGGGGGACTGGCAAGAGGTGTTGCCAAGTGCTGCTCACTTCCTAACGGAGACATAGTG GTGCTTTTACAATTAAATGTTGGTATTCAGTTTCTTATGGATCCAATCCTGGAGATTTTACAATTTGAGAAACATCAAGACAGAAATCTGAGCATTGAGAATCAGGATATTCCTACTTCTTTGAATCAAGATCCTTATGGCGAATTATTGAAATGGTTACTTCCTTTGGATAATTCTATTCCTCCTCCATCTCGTCCTTCACCTCCTCCTACATTGAGTTCCAGTTCAAGTATTCGTAGCACATCTGTGAAACCTGCTGTATCTAGCTCTTCAAGTTCCCAGCTTTTTTCTTTTGGCCATTTTAGAAGTTATTCTATGTCCTCACTCCCTCCAAATGCCACACCATCTGTAGCTACACCACCTGCAGCTACACAACCTGCAGCAGCTGTCACAACTCCTGAAACTAAACCTACGATTGACCCAGAAGACTGGAATCAATTTTCATTCAAGAAGTTTGTCGGTAGTGGAAAAAGTGGAGATGAGGGACTATTATCTTTTCGTGGTGTGCCACTGCAACAAGAAAGATTTTCTGTTCGATGTGGTTTGGAAGGAATATTTACACCTGGAAGGAGGTGGAGGAGAAAAATTGAGTTGATTCAACCTGTAGAAATTAATTCTTTTTCTGTTGATTGCAACACAGATGATCTTCTCTGTGTACACGTAAAG AATGTTTCCCCCGCTCATGCACCAAATATAGTGGTGTTCATAGATTCCATAACAATTATTTTTGAAGAGGCATCAAAAGGTGGACCACCATTATTTTTACCTATTGCTTGCATTGAATCTGGGAACAACTACAGTTTACCAAATTTAGAACTGAG GAGAGGTGAAGAACATTCTTTTATTCTGAAACCAGCAACTTCAATGTGGAAGCATGGGAAGGGTCACAGTGATGGTAATCCACGACTTTCACGTGTATCAGCAGCATCTGCTGCATCAAGTTTGCCGCACTTGAATTCTGGAGCAAAAAATAATGGATCGTCTACTGATCAATTTGCTGTGCTTGTATCATGTCGATGCAATTATACCG AATCAAAGTTGTTCTTTAAGCAGCCGACAAGCTGGCGGCCTCGTATTTCAAGGGATCTTATGATATCTGTGGCATCTGAGATGTCTGGGCAAGCTCTTGGATCCGATGGAACCCAGCTTCCAGTTCAG GTTTTAACACTTCAAGCATCAAATATGACATCTGAGGACCTGACATTAACAATTCTTGCACCAGCTTCATTTACTTCTCCTCCTTCTGTAGTGTCCTTGAGTAATTCTCCTGTGAGTCCATTTTCGGCTTCCACTGAGTTAGCAAGTGATTGGCGAGCAGCTGTTTTTCATGGGCAGAGCTCAGTCTCTCTAAAACATGGGCACAAAGTGGAAGACGGTCCACAATCTGTATCTGGCAATGAGCAAACTGTACCTGACGTGGTTCCAAACACTGATATGGGTTGCAGCCATTTATGGCTACAGAGTAGAGTTCCTTTAGG ATGCGTCCCTTCTCAATCTACAGCAACTGTTAAGCTTGAAGTTCTTCCATTGACTGATGGAATAATCACTCTTGATTCTCTTCAAGTAGAGGTTAGGGCGAAAG
- the LOC130995721 gene encoding protein NRT1/ PTR FAMILY 4.6-like encodes MEMENQLWEGYVDWRGKAAVRTKHGGMRAAFFVLVVEVLENLAYLANASNLVLYLSQYMHFSPSQAANSVTNFMGTAFLLALLGGFLSDAFFTTYLIYIISAMTEFLGLIILTMQAKSSSLQPPKCGRKLQGETECSQVEGAKAVLLFSGLYLVALGVGGIKGSLPAHGAEQFDGSTPRGRKQRSSFFNYFVFSLAAGSLIAVTLVVWIEDNIGWQWGFGISTLTILLSVPIFLAGSTFYRNKIPRGSPLTTISKVVIGSLVNWCTPRSSSNAVASSPAEEGGGDGSTKKESPSETLKFLNYSAQQVEEVKIVLKVLPIFGCTIVLNCCLAQLSTFSVQQAATMDTNLGPLKLPPASLPVFPVVFIMIIAPLYDHAIVPLARRLTKSEMGISHLQRIGAGLFISVVAMAAAALVETKRRRVAGHHVDSTAPLPLTFLWIAFQYLLLGSADLFTLAGLLEFFFTEAPFSMRSLATSLSFASLAMGYYLSTVIVSVVNGVTAGQPWLAGANLNHYQLHKFYWLMCALSGLNLLHYLFWAAKYKYKSPHTTA; translated from the exons atg GAAATGGAAAACCAATTATGGGAGGGATATGTTGATTGGAGAGGCAAAGCTGCTGTCAGAACCAAACATGGCGGCATGAGGGCTGCCTTCTTTGTTTTAG TTGTGGAGGTATTGGAGAATTTGGCGTACCTGGCGAATGCAAGCAACTTGGTGTTGTACCTTTCGCAATACATGCATTTTTCGCCGTCGCAGGCGGCCAACTCCGTCACCAATTTTATGGGCACGGCGTTTCTTTTAGCCCTTCTTGGTGGCTTCTTATCCGACGCTTTCTTCACCACATACCTCATATACATAATTAGTGCCATGACTGAGTTCCTG GGTCTAATAATATTGACAATGCAAGCAAAGTCAAGTTCGCTACAACCCCCAAAATGTGGGCGAAAATTACAAGGAGAAACGGAATGCTCGCAAGTTGAAGGTGCAAAGGCTGTGCTTCTCTTCTCAGGCCTATATTTGGTGGCGCTGGGCGTGGGAGGCATCAAGGGTTCGCTGCCGGCGCACGGAGCCGAGCAGTTCGACGGCAGCACGCCACGTGGCAGGAAGCAAAGATCGAGTTTCTTCAACTACTTCGTCTTCTCCCTGGCGGCTGGCTCCCTCATCGCCGTCACACTAGTCGTGTGGATTGAAGACAACATTGGGTGGCAATGGGGATTCGGAATCTCCACGCTCACCATACTCTTGTCCGTGCCCATATTCCTAGCTGGTTCCACATTTTATAGGAACAAGATCCCTCGAGGAAGCCCTCTCACCACCATATCTAAG GTCGTGATCGGTTCCTTGGTAAATTGGTGCACGCCTCGAAGTTCTAGCAACGCCGTGGCGAGCAGCCCGGCGGAAGAAGGAGGTGGAGATGGAAGCACCAAAAAAGAATCTCCATCAGAAACCCTCAAATTCCTCAACTACTCTGCGCAACAAGTGGAGGAAGTGAAGATCGTCCTCAAAGTCCTCCCAATCTTCGGCTGCACCATAGTCCTCAACTGCTGCCTCGCGCAGCTCTCCACCTTCTCCGTCCAACAAGCCGCCACCATGGACACCAACCTCGGCCCGCTCAAACTCCCGCCGGCGTCCCTCCCGGTCTTCCCCGTCGTCTTCATCATGATCATCGCCCCGCTCTACGACCACGCCATCGTGCCCTTGGCGCGCAGGCTCACCAAATCGGAGATGGGGATTTCCCACCTCCAACGCATCGGCGCCGGACTATTCATCTCCGTCGTGGCCATGGCCGCCGCGGCACTGGTGGAGACGAAGCGCAGGAGAGTGGCTGGCCACCACGTGGACTCGACGGCGCCGCTGCCGCTGACGTTTCTGTGGATCGCGTTTCAGTACTTGCTCCTGGGATCGGCCGATCTGTTCACGTTAGCCGGGCTGCTGGAGTTCTTCTTCACGGAGGCGCCGTTTAGCATGAGATCGCTGGCGACTTCCTTGTCCTTCGCGTCGCTAGCCATGGGGTATTACCTCAGCACGGTTATCGTGTCAGTGGTCAACGGCGTCACGGCCGGGCAGCCCTGGCTCGCCGGCGCCAACTTGAATCACTATCAGCTGCATAAGTTTTACTGGCTAATGTGCGCCTTGAGCGGATTGAACTTGTTGCACTATCTTTTCTGGGCTGCTAAGTACAAGTACAAATCACCACATACCACGGCCTGA
- the LOC130995724 gene encoding uncharacterized protein LOC130995724 isoform X1 gives MNFLMLRSNNSQPSVKETQVDANYVSKAASTLEGLIAEDAFPESTSSEPRYSESEEFGNENGMAADSSGKNNQVDSHIDVTEDNGSIVIPCKEVPDNWNEASDILSLRSLDRSFVFPGEQIRILACLSAYKQDTEIITPFKVAAVMNKSGIGKNSKKQNGNIEGEASPVPETIVTNCGDQDNQTDEIMTEEKIDLPKDVSTGESLLRMEDHKRQTEQLLRRFENSHFFVRIAESNEPLWSKRRVGEDCSESSAAFEEQLLGDSLETATTTKKKNPASASIDRGKFDSRTSGGLARGVAKCCSLPNGDIVVLLQLNVGIQFLMDPILEILQFEKHQDRNLSIENQDIPTSLNQDPYGELLKWLLPLDNSIPPPSRPSPPPTLSSSSSIRSTSVKPAVSSSSSSQLFSFGHFRSYSMSSLPPNATPSVATPPAATQPAAAVTTPETKPTIDPEDWNQFSFKKFVGSGKSGDEGLLSFRGVPLQQERFSVRCGLEGIFTPGRRWRRKIELIQPVEINSFSVDCNTDDLLCVHVKNVSPAHAPNIVVFIDSITIIFEEASKGGPPLFLPIACIESGNNYSLPNLELRRGEEHSFILKPATSMWKHGKGHSDGNPRLSRVSAASAASSLPHLNSGAKNNGSSTDQFAVLVSCRCNYTESKLFFKQPTSWRPRISRDLMISVASEMSGQALGSDGTQLPVQVLTLQASNMTSEDLTLTILAPASFTSPPSVVSLSNSPVSPFSASTELASDWRAAVFHGQSSVSLKHGHKVEDGPQSVSGNEQTVPDVVPNTDMGCSHLWLQSRVPLGCVPSQSTATVKLEVLPLTDGIITLDSLQVEVRAKGKKQLLLHLKFTNLIFFVYFFIIFEKKNTEEVERNIFIDAYFHQFMALP, from the exons ATGAATTTTTTGATGCTGAGGTCCAACAATAGTCAGCCGTCTGTTAAAGAGACTCAGGTAGATGCAAATTATGTGTCCAAAGCTGCTAGTACATTGGAGGGTCTGATTGCTGAAGATGCATTTCCAGAAAGTACATCTTCTGAGCCACGGTACTCAGAAAGTGAAGAATTTGGGAATGAGAATGGCATGGCGGCAGATTCAAGTGGAAAGAATAATCAAGTTGACAGCCACATAGATGTTACAGAAGATAATGGGTCGATAGTTATTCCATGCA AAGAAGTTCCGGACAATTGGAATGAGGCATCAGATATACTTTCATTGCGCTCTCTGGATCGCAGCTTTGTTTTTCCTG GTGAACAAATCCGAATTCTTGCATGTTTGTCTGCCTATAAGCAGGATACGGAAATAATTACACCTTTTAAAGTTGCTGCTGTCATGAATAAATCTGGAATTGGGAAAAACTCCAAAAAACAAAATGGGAACATTGAAGGAGAAGCAAGCCCAGTCCCTGAGACCATTGTCACAAATTGTGGGGATCAAGATAATCAAACTGATGAAATCATGACAGAAGAAAAGATTGATTTACCTAAGGATGTTTCAACTGGCGAGTCTCTTCTTAGGATGGAAGATCACAAAAGACAGACCGAACAATTGCTTCGAAGATTTGAAAACTCACATTTTTTTGTGCGAATTGCTGAATCAAACGAACCACTTTGGTCTAAGAGAAGAGTAGGAGAAGACTGTTCTGAATCTTCCGCTGCATTTGAAGAACAGCTGCTAGGAGATTCTTTAGAAACTGCAACTACCACAAAGAAGAAGAATCCTGCTAGTGCTTCGATCGACAGAGGAAAATTTGACTCACGCACATCTGGGGGACTGGCAAGAGGTGTTGCCAAGTGCTGCTCACTTCCTAACGGAGACATAGTG GTGCTTTTACAATTAAATGTTGGTATTCAGTTTCTTATGGATCCAATCCTGGAGATTTTACAATTTGAGAAACATCAAGACAGAAATCTGAGCATTGAGAATCAGGATATTCCTACTTCTTTGAATCAAGATCCTTATGGCGAATTATTGAAATGGTTACTTCCTTTGGATAATTCTATTCCTCCTCCATCTCGTCCTTCACCTCCTCCTACATTGAGTTCCAGTTCAAGTATTCGTAGCACATCTGTGAAACCTGCTGTATCTAGCTCTTCAAGTTCCCAGCTTTTTTCTTTTGGCCATTTTAGAAGTTATTCTATGTCCTCACTCCCTCCAAATGCCACACCATCTGTAGCTACACCACCTGCAGCTACACAACCTGCAGCAGCTGTCACAACTCCTGAAACTAAACCTACGATTGACCCAGAAGACTGGAATCAATTTTCATTCAAGAAGTTTGTCGGTAGTGGAAAAAGTGGAGATGAGGGACTATTATCTTTTCGTGGTGTGCCACTGCAACAAGAAAGATTTTCTGTTCGATGTGGTTTGGAAGGAATATTTACACCTGGAAGGAGGTGGAGGAGAAAAATTGAGTTGATTCAACCTGTAGAAATTAATTCTTTTTCTGTTGATTGCAACACAGATGATCTTCTCTGTGTACACGTAAAG AATGTTTCCCCCGCTCATGCACCAAATATAGTGGTGTTCATAGATTCCATAACAATTATTTTTGAAGAGGCATCAAAAGGTGGACCACCATTATTTTTACCTATTGCTTGCATTGAATCTGGGAACAACTACAGTTTACCAAATTTAGAACTGAG GAGAGGTGAAGAACATTCTTTTATTCTGAAACCAGCAACTTCAATGTGGAAGCATGGGAAGGGTCACAGTGATGGTAATCCACGACTTTCACGTGTATCAGCAGCATCTGCTGCATCAAGTTTGCCGCACTTGAATTCTGGAGCAAAAAATAATGGATCGTCTACTGATCAATTTGCTGTGCTTGTATCATGTCGATGCAATTATACCG AATCAAAGTTGTTCTTTAAGCAGCCGACAAGCTGGCGGCCTCGTATTTCAAGGGATCTTATGATATCTGTGGCATCTGAGATGTCTGGGCAAGCTCTTGGATCCGATGGAACCCAGCTTCCAGTTCAG GTTTTAACACTTCAAGCATCAAATATGACATCTGAGGACCTGACATTAACAATTCTTGCACCAGCTTCATTTACTTCTCCTCCTTCTGTAGTGTCCTTGAGTAATTCTCCTGTGAGTCCATTTTCGGCTTCCACTGAGTTAGCAAGTGATTGGCGAGCAGCTGTTTTTCATGGGCAGAGCTCAGTCTCTCTAAAACATGGGCACAAAGTGGAAGACGGTCCACAATCTGTATCTGGCAATGAGCAAACTGTACCTGACGTGGTTCCAAACACTGATATGGGTTGCAGCCATTTATGGCTACAGAGTAGAGTTCCTTTAGG ATGCGTCCCTTCTCAATCTACAGCAACTGTTAAGCTTGAAGTTCTTCCATTGACTGATGGAATAATCACTCTTGATTCTCTTCAAGTAGAGGTTAGGGCGAAAGGTAAAAAGCAGCTCCTATTACACCTGAAATttacaaatttgattttttttgtttatttttttattatttttgaaaaaaaaaacacagaaGAAGTagaaagaaatatttttattgatgCATATTTTCATCAATTCATGGCATTGCCTTGA
- the LOC130995723 gene encoding protein TWIN LOV 1, whose product MESQLGLGEKSFDLRYSVWVREALNEFPDCFTITDPCVPGHPIVFASKGFLKMVGYSREEVVGRNGRMFQGPETDRRSVMAIREAIREERAVQITLLNYRKDGTPFWMLFQMCPVFSKEDDRVINFVGVQVPLSRRPSLSGLRLRSDTSSSEDTVFRCCRREVCSDSILERGRASSVESVSSLDDQEDGINEPCEANELEKTKAGAAINNILSVLTHYSEYTGKLVSGKRCCPTGNARLVSSLNISLGRIKQSFVLTDALLPDLPIVYASEAFLKLTGYARHEVLGRNCRFLSGAHTDPTTQFEIKECIRDQQACTVRILNYRKDRTSFWNFLHISPVRNASGKVAFFVGIQIDDRCRNDERHGLSPEMRQLSVVGAVKVAVRGLSMGASTS is encoded by the exons ATGGAATCACAATTGGGATTGGGTGAGAAGTCATTTGATTTGAGATACTCAGTGTGGGTGAGGGAAGCTCTGAATGAATTTCCTGATTGTTTCACCATAACCGATCCTTGTGTTCCTGGGCACCCTATTGTGTTTGCTTCAAAGGGATTCTTGAAAATGGTTGGTTATTCCAGAGAGGAGGTGGTTGGGAGGAACGGGAGGATGTTCCAGGGTCCGGAGACGGATAGGAGGTCGGTTATGGCGATTCGCGAGGCGATTAGGGAGGAGAGGGCTGTGCAGATCACTTTGTTGAATTATAGGAAGGATGGCACCCCGTTTTGGATGTTGTTCCAAATGTGTCCTGTTTTCAGTAAGGAGGATGATAGGGTCATTAATTTTGTGGGGGTTCAGGTGCCTCTCTCCAGGAGGCCGAGCTTATCTGGACTCCGCCTGAGGAGTGACACGAGTTCGTCTGAGGATACTGTTTTCAGGTGTTGTAGGAGGGAAGTTTGTTCGGATTCTATCTTGGAACGTGGACGTGCATCCTCCGTGGAGTCGGTTTCTAGCCTTGATGATCAAG AAGATGGGATTAACGAGCCTTGTGAAGCAAATGAGCTAGAGAAGACAAAGGCCGGTGCTGCAATTAACAACATTTTGTCTGTTCTCACACACTACAGCGAGTATACAGGCAAATTGGTCAGCGGAAAAAGATGTTGCCCGACAGGGAACGCACGGCTAGTTTCATCCTTAAATATATCTCTCGGTAGAATCAAACAAAGCTTTGTATT AACGGATGCGCTCTTACCTGACTTGCCTATAGTGTATGCAAGTGAGGCATTCCTGAAACTGACAG GCTATGCTAGGCATGAAGTACTGGGGCGAAATTGCCGGTTCTTGAGTGGGGCTCATACAGACCCAACCACACAATTTGAG ATAAAGGAATGCATTCGTGACCAGCAAGCTTGTACAGTACGTATCCTAAACTACAG AAAAGATAGGACATCTTTTTGGAATTTTCTTCACATTTCTCCAGTGCGGAACGCATCGGGAAAG GTAGCATTCTTTGTCGGGATTCAGATAGACGATCGTTGCAGGAATGACGAGAGACATGGGTTGAGCCCGGAGATGAGACAATTAAGCGTCGTTGGTGCCGTCAAAGTTGCTGTGAGGGGCTTGTCAATGGGCGCCAGTACATCGTAG
- the LOC130995722 gene encoding aldehyde oxidase GLOX: MASPSLTFSLILAISLLTLCWSYPFRRGGGTWKVLHRSVGISAMHMQLFHNNKVMIFDRTDFGPSQVTLPFGKCRHNDEAISEDCTAHSILYDVASNTFRPLMVQTNVWCSSGALDSHGALIQTGGYHAGDHKVRTFTPCDDELCDWIELPQNLTVQRWYASDHILPDGRLIIVGGRKAFSYEFFPKNLQESVFYFSFLSETTDPGEENNLYPFLHLLPDGNLFVFANQRSVLLDYKRNQVLREFPPIPGEKRSYPATGSSVMLPLRLKPQISAVEVMVCGGARGGAYTMAAQGIYVAASSSCGRLRVTDPDPEWRMEFMPMDRVMPDMLLLPTADVIILNGAGKGTAGWDSAVDPVLNPLLYTPAQPDWRKRFIVLNPTAIPRLYHSTATLLPDGRILVGGSNPHVRYNFTGVRYPTELSLEAFSPPYLGSEHIHLRPSILSVEGPTDSLTVSYGQNFSITFSLMQLEGECTVTMVAPSFTTHSFAMNQRLLVLYIASGQQISSFTHRVTVHAPPTENVAPPGYYMVFVVHRGVPSECAWIRIQ, translated from the coding sequence ATGGCATCTCCATCTcttactttctctctcattcTGGCTATCTCTCTCTTGACTCTGTGTTGGTCATACCCATTCCGGCGCGGCGGCGGAACATGGAAAGTCCTACACAGATCGGTGGGCATCTCGGCCATGCACATGCAGCTCTTCCacaacaacaaggtgatgatCTTCGACCGCACCGATTTCGGGCCCTCCCAAGTAACCCTCCCCTTCGGCAAATGCCGCCACAACGACGAAGCCATTTCCGAGGACTGCACGGCGCATTCCATCCTCTACGACGTCGCTTCCAACACCTTCCGCCCCCTCATGGTCCAAACCAACGTCTGGTGCTCCTCCGGCGCCCTCGACTCCCACGGCGCCCTCATTCAAACCGGCGGCTACCACGCCGGTGATCACAAGGTACGCACCTTCACCCCATGCGACGACGAGCTCTGCGATTGGATCGAGCTGCCCCAGAATCTCACGGTTCAGAGATGGTACGCCTCCGACCACATTCTCCCCGACGGCCGTCTCATCATCGTCGGCGGGAGGAAGGCCTTCAGCTACGAGTTCTTCCCCAAGAATCTTCAAGAATCCGTTTTCTACTTTTCTTTCTTGAGCGAAACCACCGACCCCGGAGAAGAGAACAATCTATATCCCTTCTTGCATCTTCTCCCCGACGGAAACCTCTTCGTCTTCGCCAATCAGCGCTCCGTTTTGTTGGATTATAAAAGGAATCAGGTCTTGAGAGAATTCCCGCCGATTCCCGGCGAAAAGAGAAGTTATCCGGCGACGGGGTCGTCGGTGATGCTGCCGCTGAGGCTGAAGCCGCAGATCTCCGCCGTCGAGGTCATGGTGTGCGGCGGTGCGAGGGGTGGCGCTTACACCATGGCGGCCCAGGGAATCTACGTGGCCGCTTCGAGCTCGTGTGGGCGCTTACGCGTAACGGATCCGGATCCGGAATGGAGAATGGAGTTCATGCCCATGGATCGGGTTATGCCCGATATGCTGCTTTTACCAACCGCTGACGTCATCATTCTCAACGGAGCCGGAAAGGGTACCGCCGGATGGGACTCGGCGGTTGACCCGGTTCTCAACCCGCTCCTCTACACCCCGGCCCAGCCCGACTGGAGGAAAAGATTTATTGTGCTCAATCCCACCGCAATACCCAGACTCTACCACTCAACAGCGACGTTGTTGCCAGATGGCAGGATACTAGTGGGCGGAAGCAATCCGCACGTGCGGTACAACTTCACAGGCGTCAGGTACCCCACAGAGCTCAGCCTAGAAGCCTTTTCACCACCCTACTTGGGATCGGAGCACATACACCTTCGCCCTTCGATACTGTCGGTGGAGGGCCCCACAGATAGTTTGACCGTATCCTACGGCCAGAATTTCTCCATCACCTTCAGCCTCATGCAGCTTGAGGGAGAGTGCACCGTAACAATGGTTGCACCCTCGTTTACCACACACTCTTTCGCCATGAACCAGAGGCTGCTGGTGTTGTACATCGCCAGTGGACAGCAGATATCTTCTTTCACACACAGGGTTACTGTGCATGCGCCTCCAACGGAAAACGTTGCACCCCCGGGGTATTATATGGTGTTTGTGGTGCACCGGGGAGTCCCTAGCGAATGTGCTTGGATTAGAATTCAGTGA